One part of the Solanum dulcamara chromosome 3, daSolDulc1.2, whole genome shotgun sequence genome encodes these proteins:
- the LOC129882655 gene encoding cytochrome b5, which translates to MAKVYTLAEVSQHNSAKDCWLIISGKVYDVTKFLDDHPGGDEVLISATGKDATDDFEDVGHSSSARAMLDEYYVGDIDSATIPSKTKYTPPKQPHYNQDKTSEFVIKLLQFLVPLIILGVAFGIRFYTKQSPA; encoded by the exons ATGGCTAAGGTCTACACTTTGGCTGAGGTCTCCCAGCACAACAGCGCCAAGGATTGTTGGCTGATTATTAGTGGCAAG GTATATGATGTGACAAAATTCTTGGATGACCACCCTGGAGGTGATGAGGTTCTGATATCTGCAACTG GAAAGGATGCGACTGATGATTTTGAGGATGTTGGCCACAGCAGCAGTGCTCGAGCGATGTTGGATGAATACTATGTAGGTGATATTGATTCAGCAACCATCCCCTCCAAGACCAAGTATACTCCTCCCAAGCAGCCTCATTACAACCAGGATAAAACATCAGAGTTCGTTATCAAGCTCCTCCAGTTCTTAGTTCCCCTGATTATTTTGGGCGTGGCTTTTGGCATCCGCTTCTATACCAAACAGTCACCAGCTTGA
- the LOC129882654 gene encoding BTB/POZ domain-containing protein At5g48800-like: MDKHHSQLPLAKCSRHQRYNEWVFRDVPSDIMIVVDGGTFSLHKFPLVSRSGRIRKLVAGHMDSDISMIELLSLPGGAESFELAAKFCYGVNFEITAANVAQLCCVSDYLEMTEEYSKNNLGSRAEEYLEVVVSKNLEMCVEVLKQCENLLPLADELKIVTRCIDAIASKTCVEQIASSFSRLEYSSSGRLHMNRQAKCEGDWWIEDLSVLRIDLYQRVITAMKCRGVRPESIAASLVNYAQKELTKKSTSWNQSSQPKVDVVSGSNDHEKVVVETIVSLMPIEKLVVPITFLFGLLRSAVMLDCTVASRLDLERRIGSQLDIATLDDLLIPSFHNAGDTLFDVDTVHRILVSFSQQDDSDEDMDDVSVFESDSPTSPSQTALFKVAKLVDNYLAEIAPDANLKMNKFIAITESLPAHARTIHDGLYRAIDVYLKAHQALSDPDRRRLCKLIDFQKLSQESGAHAAQNERLPLQSIVQVLYFEQMRLRNALFCSYPDDDHKPMHQSWRINSGAVSAAMSPRDNYASLRRENRELKLELARMRMRLNDLEKDHVCMKKNMEKSNSRRFMSSFTKKIGKLNIFGHSSSRESSSPSKRSQVTDSKLTERT; encoded by the exons ATGGACAAACATCACTCCCAGCTGCCTCTGGCCAAGTGTTCGCGGCACCAGCGATATAATGAATG GGTGTTTCGAGACGTTCCCAGTGATATAATGATAGTAGTAGATGGTGGCACATTTTCATTGCATAAG TTTCCTCTTGTATCGAGGAGTGGGAGAATTCGGAAGCTTGTAGCAGGGCACATGGATTCTGATATATCGATGATTGAACTACTTAGCCTACCAGGTGGAGCTGAATCATTTGAGCTAGCAGCCAAATTTTGCTATGGTGTTAACTTTGAGATTACAGCAGCAAATGTTGCTCAGCTTTGTTGTGTATCTGATTATCTTGAGATGACTGAGGAGTATTCGAAAAATAATCTTGGCTCCCGAGCTGAAGAGTATCTCGAGGTTGTTGTAAGCAAGAATCTTGAAATGTGTGTTGAAGTCCTTAAACAATGCGAAAACCTACTCCCTTTGGCTGATGAGCTGAAAATAGTTACCCGATGCATTGATGCTATAGCCTCTAAAACTTGTGTGGAGCAAATTGCTTCAAGTTTCTCGCGCTTGGAATATAGTAGTTCTGGTAGACTCCATATGAACCGCCAAGCCAAGTGTGAAGGAGACTGGTGGATAGAGGATTTGTCAGTTCTTCGTATTGACTTGTACCAACGAGTCATAACAGCAATGAAGTGTCGTGGTGTCAGGCCTGAAAGTATTGCAGCTTCACTAGTTAACTATGCACAGAAGGAGTTGACAAAGAAATCCACTTCCTGGAATCAGTCAAGCCAACCCAAAGTTGATGTGGTTTCAGGTTCAAATGACCATGAAAAGGTTGTGGTCGAGACAATTGTTAGCCTTATGCCTATTGAGAAATTGGTTGTTCCCATAACCTTTCTTTTTGGGCTGCTGAGAAGTGCTGTGATGCTTGATTGCACTGTTGCTTCTAGACTTGATCTTGAGAGGCGGATAGGATCTCAATTAGACATAGCTACTCTTGATGATCTTCTCATTCCTTCTTTTCATAATGCTGGTGACACATTATTTGATGTTGACACAGTGCATAGGATCTTGGTTAGTTTTTCTCAACAGGATGATAGTGATGAAGATATGGATGATGTCTCAGTGTTTGAGTCTGATAGCCCTACTTCGCCATCCCAAACTGCATTATTCAAAGTTGCTAAACTGGTGGACAATTACCTAGCTGAAATTGCCCCTGATGCAAATCTAAAGATGAACAAGTTCATAGCAATTACTGAAAGCTTACCAGCACATGCTCGTACCATCCATGATGGACTTTATCGAGCAATCGATGTCTATCTCAAA GCTCATCAGGCCTTATCAGATCCAGACAGGAGGAGACTATGCAAGCTGATTGATTTTCAGAAACTCTCCCAAGAATCTGGAGCACACGCTGCACAAAATGAACGCCTCCCACTCCAATCAATTGTACAGGTTCTTTACTTTGAGCAAATGAGGCTTAGAAATGCCTTATTTTGTTCTTATCCTGATGATGATCACAAGCCAATGCACCAATCCTGGAGGATCAATAGTGGTGCTGTAAGTGCAGCTATGTCTCCGAGGGATAATTATGCTTCTCTAAGACGAGAAAATAGGGAACTAAAACTTGAACTAGCACGAATGAGGATGAGATTGAATGACCTGGAGAAAGATCATGTttgtatgaagaaaaatatggaaaaatctaaCTCGCGTAGATTCATGAGTTCCTTCACGAAAAAGATTGGGAAGTTGAACATCTTTGGACACAGTTCCTCCAGGGAGTCTAGTTCTCCCTCAAAGAGGTCACAAGTTACTGATTCTAAGCTAACTGAAAGAACGTGA